Proteins encoded together in one Lathyrus oleraceus cultivar Zhongwan6 chromosome 5, CAAS_Psat_ZW6_1.0, whole genome shotgun sequence window:
- the LOC127084187 gene encoding B-box zinc finger protein 21, translating to MKIQCDVCNKRQASLFCTADEAALCSACDHRVHHANKLASKHHRFSLNHANSPNNFPLCDICLERRGFVFCQQDRAIVCKECDFKNHGSNEHTKKHSRFLLSGIKLLSPGSTSPPPLSPAPPAPAFNKVISNEETATGFTISEYLINTIPGWKFEDFFDSPSSVSFHGEDKFSLVDDAENMVSFSGGIRVPQAPTSSLYYSSKMDNRLFSSSSLKDDNNFTVPQIINPPN from the exons ATGAAGATTCAGTGCGATGTTTGTAACAAACGGCAAGCTTCATTATTCTGCACCGCAGACGAAGCTGCCTTATGCTCCGCCTGCGACCACCGTGTCCACCATGCTAACAAGCTCGCCTCCAAACACCACCGCTTCTCTCTCAACCATGCTAATTCTCCCAACAACTTTCCTCTCTGCGATATTTGCCTC GAAAGAAGAGGTTTTGTGTTTTGTCAACAAGATAGAGCCATTGTGTGCAAAGAGTGTGATTTCAAGAATCACGGTTCCAATGAACACACCAAGAAGCATAGTAGGTTTCTTCTCAGTGGGATTAAGCTTCTCTCTCCAGGTTCTACATCACCACCACCACTCTCTCCAGCTCCTCCCGCTCCAGCTTTCAACAAGGTGATTTCAAATGAAGAAACCGCCACTGGTTTCACCATATCGGAGTACTTGATAAACACTATTCCGGGTTGGAAATTTGAAGATTTCTTTGATTCTCCTTCTTCAGTTTCTTTTCACGGTGAAGATAAGTTCTCATTAGTGGATGATGCGGAAAACATGGTTTCTTTCTCTGGTGGAATTAGGGTTCCTCAAGCACCAACTTCTTCTCTTTATTATTCTTCAAAAATGGATAACAGATTATTCAGCAGCAGCAGTTTGAAGGATGATAATAATTTCACAGTTCCACAGATAATAAACCCTCCCAATTAA
- the LOC127078593 gene encoding uncharacterized protein LOC127078593: protein MAIVRLKGEKEHINVNASNKGNDTFVTLSNSSQGIKEDGKERHDSLYSRSGGGGGGEWEWGGGGGGGGGGGGGWGWGWGGGGGGWWKWGCESKPRNGKRSSVSDYIVGEYAECMTKTRCKGMRLECPLHCGGTCDYDCHHICKAHCRRP from the coding sequence ATGGCAATTGTTAGGCTCAAAGGTGAGAAAGAACACATAAATGTCAATGCTTCTAATAAAGGCAATGACACTTTTGTAACCCTCTCTAACTCTAGTCAAGGCATAAAGGAAGATGGGAAAGAAAGACATGATAGTTTGTATAGTAGAAGTGGTGGAGGTGGGGGCGGGGAATGGGAATGGGGTGGCGGAGGGGGAGGGGGAGGGGGAGGAGGCGGTGGATGGGGATGGGGTTGGGGAGGAGGGGGTGGTGGTTGGTGGAAATGGGGGTGTGAAAGCAAACCAAGAAATGGTAAAAGGAGCAGCGTATCCGATTATATTGTGGGAGAGTATGCAGAATGCATGACAAAAACACGATGCAAAGGAATGAGATTAGAATGTCCTCTTCATTGTGGTGGAACATGTGACTATGATTGTCACCATATCTGTAAGGCTCATTGTCGCCGACCCTGA